A single region of the Salvia miltiorrhiza cultivar Shanhuang (shh) chromosome 8, IMPLAD_Smil_shh, whole genome shotgun sequence genome encodes:
- the LOC130999964 gene encoding YTH domain-containing protein ECT3-like — protein sequence MAEMTGPVDFHRDVDFDFRLRDKRSGSFPVKWHFIKDLANLKSFRFTILHTNENMPGIDNRDIQRLSYKKGLRMHNIFKRRTSTTSLLDSTGCEKSLQ from the exons ATGGCAGAAATGACTGGCCCAGTGGATTTTCACAGAGATGTGGATTTCGATTTCCGGCTGCGAGATAAACGGAGTGGAAGCTTTCCGGTGAAGTGGCACTTCATAAAGGATTTGGCAAACTTAAAAAGTTTTAGGTTCACCATATTGCACACCAATGAGAACATGCCAGGGATTGACAACAGAGACATACAAAGG TTAAGCTACAAGAAAGGTCTGCGGATGCATAACATATTCAAGCGCCGTACATCAACAACATCCCTACTCGACTCAACTGGATGCGAGAAGTCTCTCCAATGA
- the LOC130997062 gene encoding uncharacterized protein LOC130997062 → MMKRLLVKRKHVKSGMYYLTHLSPRDLSEISEESFDLPFLDPNQHTYSNTCGGLLCFFYRTGHSYLCNPTTKQFQIFPPKEASPSPNYEIYYHGGCVGYDSKSDDYKLLRILDRDYWLSRSSHMTRIFELYSLRSDSWKEIPSPAFMCNSYIKRIIYVRGKCYWFSISDSRVISFDYSEESFSYLPLPRKAHIDGFSLVKFEDEDLLGIVFSRRRGASYNVHIGMPLPLGSEPGYYFEAWVWREGLHCWDAVFNVSLGGAVDGAETIYGPFLFLRGMAGDGDTRDGVLDHLGVYDWTKKECKELGIYSYNNAIEVFCYVESSVALPRGKPINGSPVLPTYESEWQGMYGSPHDSREYDCLHEAYDADLDDFAANGFRVLDDIELEEEEQERRYHAVLDLKTEPEEEEDEDEVTDITYYSFDHASECGCCSELNNYYRAAKYFVIKSDSEDDVRKSIRCNAWSCTPYANKKLNAAYEDAQRVADGCPIFLFFFVSNHFHTL, encoded by the exons ATGATGAAACGGCTTCTTGTGAAACGTAAGCATGTAAAGTCCGGTATGTATTATTTAACCCATCTTTCTCCGCGAGATTTATCCGAAATCTCTGAAGAAAGTTTCGACCTTCCTTTTTTGGATCCAAACCAACACACTTATTCCAACACCTGCGGCGGTTTGTTGTGTTTCTTCTATCGAACTGGCCATAGTTATCTCTGCAACCCAACAACCAAACAGTTTCAGATCTTTCCTCCCAAGGAAGCCTCTCCATCCCCAAATTATGAGATCTATTATCATGGTGGTTGTGTCGGCTATGATTCTAAATCTGATGATTACAAACTACTAAGAATTTTGGATCGTGATTACTGGCTGTCAAGGTCTAGTCACATGACCCGAATTTTTGAACTGTATTCTTTAAGAAGTGATTCTTGGAAGGAGATTCCGAGTCCTGCTTTTATGTGCAATTCTTATATTAAGAGAATTATATATGTTAGAGGTAAGTGTTATTGGTTTTCTATATCCGACTCCAGAGTTATATCGTTCGACTATAGTGAGGAAAGCTTCTCTTACTTGCCTTTACCACGAAAGGCTCATATCGATGGTTTTAGCCTCGTCAAGTTTGAAGATGAAGATTTGTTAGGTATTGTTTTCTCTAGGCGACGAGGAGCTAGTTATAACGTCCATATAGGTATGCCTTTGCCTTTGGGGAGTGAACCTGGTTACTATTTTGAGGCTTGGGTTTGGAGAGAAGGGTTGCATTGCTGGGATGCAGTGTTTAATGTCTCTCTTGGTGGTGCTGTGGATGGAGCAGAGACGATATACGGGCCGTTCTTGTTTCTTCGTGGAATGGCTGGCGATGGCGACACACGGGATGGTGTCCTAGATCATCTGGGAGTTTATGATTGGACTAAGAAAGAGTGCAAGGAACTTGGTATTTATAGTTATAACAATGCAATCGAAGTTTTCTGTTACGTTGAGAGCAGCGTTGCGCTGCCCCGTGGAAAGCCAATCAATGGATCCCCTGTTCTTCCTACTTATGAGAGTGAGTGGCAAGGCATGTACGGTTCTCCTCATGACTCTCGTGAGTATGACTGCTTGCATGAAGCCTACGATGCAGATCTCGATGATTTTGCTGCTAATGG ATTCCGCGTCCTTGATGATATAGAGTTGGAGGAGGAGGAGCAGGAGAGGAGATACCATGCCGTTCTTGATTTAAAGACGGagccggaggaggaggaggacgagGACGAG GTTACGGATATTACATATTATTCTTTCGATCATGCATCAGAATGTGGATGTTGTTCTGAGTTAAACAACTATTACCGTGCTGCAAAGTATTTCGTAATCAAGTCAGATAGTGAGGATGATGTGCGTAAGAGTATTAGGTGTAACGCGTGGTCATGCACTCCCTATGCAAACAAGAAGCTTAATGCTGCATATGAGGATGCCCAGAGAGTTGCTGATGGCTGCCCcatcttcctcttcttttttGTGAGTAACCATTTTCACACATTATAA
- the LOC130999965 gene encoding YTH domain-containing protein ECT2-like → MAEMTGTVDFHRDMDFGLRHKRSGSFPVKWHIIKDLANLNFFKLTILHNNDNRDIQRISWKRGLRMLNLFKRRTSSTTPLLDVFMQEEVYR, encoded by the exons ATGGCAGAAATGACCGGCACAGTGGATTTCCACAGAGATATGGATTTCGGGCTGCGGCATAAACGGAGTGGAAGCTTTCCGGTGAAGTGGCACATCATAAAGGATTTGGCAAACTTGAATTTTTTTAAGCTCACCATATTGCACAACAATGACAACAGAGACATACAAAGG ATAAGTTGGAAGAGAGGTCTGCGGATGCTCAACCTATTCAAGCGTCGTACGTCGTCAACGACACCCCTACTCGATGTCTTTATGCAGGAAGAGGTATATAGGTAA